AAGCCCTCCCCAAAAGCCCGAGGCCGCCAGGGCCCAGGGCACGGGGTAGGCAAGGGCAGCCAGAAGGTAGAGGGCCGAGGACCAGAACCCCACCACCCACCCCTCCCCCTGGGCCCGCCAAAGCTCAAAGAGGAGGTAGGCCCCAAGCCCGTGGACCAGGAACCTGGGAGCCCGCTTCGGCCCTCGGGTTAGGGCGAAGAGGAAAAGGAGGGCGAAGGCGCCATAGACCCACCAAAGCCCCGGGGCCTTGGGCGGGTAGAAGTAGAGCTGGAGGCCGATGCCCACGGGAAGGCCGAGCCAAGCGGCCAGGTAGAGGAGGCGGCCCAAGCGGTCCATGTAACCACTTTTGTCCAAAATGTGTGAAAATTGTGTGCAAAAAACCTCAGGGGAGGAGCTTGCCCGGGTTGAAAAGCCCCCCAGGGTCCAGGGCCGCCTTCACCTGGCGGAAGGCCTCGAGGGTCTCCCCATCCACCGCCTCCGCCATGAACTTCCGCTTCATGAGGCCAATCCCGTGCTCCCCGGAAAGCACCCCCCCGTGCCGCAGGGCCACCCGGGCGATCTCGTGGGCGAGCTCCCATACCCTCTCCTCGCTCTCCCGCCTGGGGTCAAAGAGGATGTTGGGGTGGAGGTTCCCGTCCCCGATGTGCCCGAACTGCACCACGATGAGGCCATACGCCTCCCCCAAGGCCCGGATCTCCCGCACCACCTCCGGCAGGGCGGAGCGGGGCACGGCGATGTCCTCGTTCACCCGCTTGGGCCGGATCCGCCCCAAGGCCGGGCTCACCGCCCGCCGGGCCCGCCAAAGGGCCTCGGCCTCTTGCTCGTCCTGGGCCTTTCGGACCTCTGCCCCATGGGCCTTGGCGGTTTCCTCCAGGAGGGAAAGCTCCTCCTGGACGAGCTCGGCCTCGTCCCCGTCCGTTTCCACCAGGAGGAGGGCGTGCCCCCGGGGTAGGCCCATGCCCAGGTAGTCCTCCACGGCGTCCACGCAAGCCGGGTCCAAAAACTCCAGCCTCGCCGGCACCGCCCCCAGGGCAACGGCCCGGGAAACCGCCTCCGCCAAGGCCTCCACCTCGGGGAAAGCCGCCATGAGGGTGGCCCGGTGCTGGGGAATGGGCACAAGCCGCACCCGGGCCCCGGTGATGAGGCCCAAGGTGCCCTCGGCCCCCACCAGGAGGCCAGGGAGGTCATAGGCCTTCCTTTCCAGGAGGTGGGCCTCCCCAAAGGCGTCCACGAACTCCAGGGCCAAAAGGTAATCCCCCGTGACCCCATACTTGAAGCAAAGGGGCCCCCCAGCGTTCTCCCCCAGGTTGCCCCCCAGGGTGCTGGTGCGGTAGGAGGCGGGGTCGGGGGGGTAAAAGAGCCCAAAAGGCCTCGCCGCCTCGGAAAGCCGGGCCGTGGTCACCCCGGGCTCGGCCCAGGCGGTGCGGGTCGCGGGGTCCAGGGCCAGGCGGTCCATGCGGGTGAAGGCCACCACGATGGCCTCCCCCAGGGGCACCGAGCCCCCGGAGAGCCCGCTTCCCGCCCCCCGGGGCACGAGGGGTAGCCCATACCTGCGGGCGAGGCGCACCAGGGCCTGCACCTCCTCCCGGGTCCTGGGCAGGGCCACCGCCAAGGGCTCCTCCCCCACCAGGATGGCGTCGTAGCGGTAGACCTCCTTCTCCGGCCGGGAAAGGAGGGCCCTTTTGCCCAAAAGCCGCCTAAGCTCCTCCCTCGCCGCCTCCAAGACCCCCATGCCCTAAGGCTACCAAGCGGGGTCGCAGAAGGCCGAGGCGTCCGGATAGACGGGGTTTCCCGCCACAAAGGGCCCGGCAAGCCCCCCGGTGAAGCCGCGCAACCAAAGCCGCCGGGGAGGCAGGTTGGGCTCCACGCCAATCCCCTGGGGCGCCACGGCCCCTTGGGGGGAGGTGGCGGAAACCGCCTGGATGACCCCTT
The sequence above is a segment of the Thermus hydrothermalis genome. Coding sequences within it:
- a CDS encoding FAD-binding oxidoreductase; the encoded protein is MGVLEAAREELRRLLGKRALLSRPEKEVYRYDAILVGEEPLAVALPRTREEVQALVRLARRYGLPLVPRGAGSGLSGGSVPLGEAIVVAFTRMDRLALDPATRTAWAEPGVTTARLSEAARPFGLFYPPDPASYRTSTLGGNLGENAGGPLCFKYGVTGDYLLALEFVDAFGEAHLLERKAYDLPGLLVGAEGTLGLITGARVRLVPIPQHRATLMAAFPEVEALAEAVSRAVALGAVPARLEFLDPACVDAVEDYLGMGLPRGHALLLVETDGDEAELVQEELSLLEETAKAHGAEVRKAQDEQEAEALWRARRAVSPALGRIRPKRVNEDIAVPRSALPEVVREIRALGEAYGLIVVQFGHIGDGNLHPNILFDPRRESEERVWELAHEIARVALRHGGVLSGEHGIGLMKRKFMAEAVDGETLEAFRQVKAALDPGGLFNPGKLLP